Proteins found in one Microbacterium sp. SSM24 genomic segment:
- a CDS encoding arsenate reductase ArsC, with protein sequence MSAKPTVLFVCVHNAGRSQMAAGFLRALGGDAVEVLSAGSAPKDAINPVAVEAMAEEGIDIAGNAPKVLTVEAVRESDVVITMGCGDACPIFPGKRYEDWELDDPAGQGIEAVRPIRDEIRRRIEVLLSEILPSRGFSRRG encoded by the coding sequence ATGAGCGCCAAGCCCACCGTGCTGTTCGTCTGCGTCCACAACGCGGGCCGATCCCAGATGGCCGCCGGCTTCCTTCGGGCGCTGGGCGGCGACGCCGTCGAAGTGCTGTCCGCAGGGTCGGCACCCAAAGACGCGATCAACCCTGTCGCCGTCGAGGCGATGGCCGAGGAGGGCATCGACATCGCCGGCAACGCGCCGAAGGTGCTCACCGTCGAGGCGGTTCGGGAATCGGATGTCGTCATCACGATGGGATGCGGCGACGCGTGCCCGATCTTCCCCGGCAAGCGCTACGAGGACTGGGAGCTCGATGACCCGGCGGGCCAGGGCATCGAGGCGGTGCGTCCGATTCGCGATGAGATCCGCCGAAGGATCGAGGTTCTGCTGTCGGAGATCCTCCCGAGCCGCGGCTTCTCCCGTCGCGGTTGA
- a CDS encoding metalloregulator ArsR/SmtB family transcription factor: protein MSRAGAGELTTLGDPTRARILRLIRESDDGRALVGRLAEVLELRQPTVSHHMRALHAEGIVERQPDGRRVWYSITPQHADRIDALLGEVPAVVGVPDLERIAGDLAVRFRGSFSPETVRVTVDESYALLARKGTSPLLASRTADFAATRLDALRHAESATPDKPSVLFVCVQNAGRSQIAAGIMRQLAGDRVAVHTAGSEPASDIRHTVVNVLNEIGVPIGAEYPKPLTDEAVRAADVVVTMGCGDACPIYPGRRYLDWEIEDPVGKPTDRVRTIRDDIEARVRDLLADLVPSETPDR, encoded by the coding sequence ATGAGTCGTGCTGGCGCGGGGGAGCTGACGACCCTCGGCGACCCCACTCGCGCGCGCATCCTTCGGCTGATCCGCGAGTCCGACGATGGGCGCGCATTGGTCGGCCGGCTTGCTGAGGTGCTCGAGCTTCGCCAGCCGACGGTGAGCCACCACATGCGGGCGCTGCACGCGGAAGGCATCGTCGAGCGGCAGCCGGACGGGCGGCGGGTGTGGTACTCCATCACCCCTCAGCACGCCGACCGGATCGACGCTCTCCTGGGTGAGGTTCCTGCCGTCGTCGGTGTGCCCGACCTCGAGAGAATCGCCGGCGACCTCGCCGTCCGGTTCCGCGGCTCCTTCAGTCCGGAGACGGTGCGCGTCACCGTCGATGAGAGCTACGCGCTCCTCGCGCGCAAGGGGACCTCGCCCCTGCTCGCGAGCCGGACGGCCGATTTCGCCGCCACTCGCCTCGACGCGCTGCGGCATGCCGAGTCCGCGACCCCTGACAAGCCGAGCGTGCTCTTCGTCTGCGTGCAGAACGCCGGTCGCTCGCAGATCGCAGCAGGCATCATGCGCCAGCTCGCCGGTGACCGGGTGGCAGTGCACACGGCAGGGTCCGAGCCCGCGAGCGACATCAGGCACACGGTCGTCAACGTGCTCAATGAGATCGGAGTGCCCATCGGAGCGGAGTATCCGAAGCCGCTCACCGACGAGGCCGTCCGTGCGGCCGACGTGGTGGTGACCATGGGCTGCGGCGACGCCTGCCCGATCTATCCCGGCCGCCGCTATCTCGATTGGGAGATCGAGGATCCCGTGGGCAAGCCGACCGACCGCGTGCGGACGATCCGGGACGACATCGAGGCACGTGTGCGAGACCTCCTCGCTGACCTCGTGCCGTCGGAGACCCCGGATCGATAA
- a CDS encoding GNAT family N-acetyltransferase encodes MTTVRPLTPDDWPAVEPIYAQGIADGEATFEIATPSWEVFDAGRLPALRFVAVDGGGAVVGWIAASAVSSRPAYRGVVEHSVYIDRDARGHGVGRMLLAAFIDAAEESGIWTIQSSIFPENAASLRLHESAGFRVVGRRERIARSGAGPHTGQWRDTLLIERRSAVVHGAG; translated from the coding sequence GTGACCACCGTCCGCCCGCTGACCCCGGACGACTGGCCGGCCGTCGAACCGATCTACGCGCAGGGCATCGCCGACGGCGAAGCGACCTTCGAGATCGCGACGCCGTCCTGGGAGGTCTTCGACGCCGGCAGACTCCCTGCGCTGAGGTTCGTGGCGGTCGATGGCGGGGGTGCGGTCGTCGGCTGGATTGCGGCATCCGCCGTCTCTTCGCGACCCGCGTACAGAGGCGTCGTCGAGCACTCGGTCTACATCGACCGCGATGCGCGCGGACACGGAGTCGGGCGGATGCTGCTCGCAGCGTTCATCGATGCGGCAGAGGAATCCGGGATCTGGACGATCCAGTCGAGCATCTTCCCCGAGAACGCGGCGAGCCTGCGACTCCACGAGTCTGCGGGCTTCCGCGTCGTCGGGCGGCGGGAGCGCATCGCTCGGTCGGGTGCAGGTCCGCACACCGGGCAGTGGCGCGACACGCTTCTGATCGAGCGCCGGAGTGCTGTCGTCCACGGCGCCGGATGA
- a CDS encoding NAD(P)-binding domain-containing protein produces MTLLDLTPRATSVDRVSTLPVVIIGAGPIGLAAAANLVERGIDFVVYESGDQIAASVRSWGHTRLFSPWKHLVDPASVRLLTAATGWELPDPERAPTGAELVEKYVAPLAALPEISTRVRLGAEVLGVTREGMDRTRTRARAATPFSVRVRTADGFVEDVAGRAVIDASGTYLSPNSLSSSGLELLGMDDIADAVTPALPDVLGRDRARFAGRRTTVVGAGHSAANTLLGLARLADEEPGTTVTWLIRNAQAVRVSSSADDELADRARLGSRVDQAVADGRITVLDGFEIIRARRSDGPVELVGHRRGEVVEHATDVVVNATGFRPDLDMLREIRLELDEIVEAPKRLAPLIDPNVHSCGTVEPHGFRELTHPEQGFFIVGMKSYGRAPTFLLATGYEQVRSVTAWLAGDTASASNVELVLPATGVCSTNLGDGASSCCS; encoded by the coding sequence GTGACCCTGCTCGACCTGACTCCCCGCGCCACGAGCGTGGATCGAGTTTCGACTCTGCCGGTCGTGATCATCGGCGCCGGCCCCATCGGTCTCGCAGCGGCGGCGAATCTCGTCGAGCGCGGCATCGACTTCGTCGTCTACGAATCGGGCGATCAGATCGCCGCAAGCGTGCGGTCATGGGGTCACACGCGTCTCTTCTCGCCCTGGAAGCACCTCGTCGACCCGGCATCCGTCCGTCTCCTGACCGCCGCCACCGGGTGGGAGCTTCCCGACCCCGAACGCGCACCGACCGGCGCCGAGCTCGTCGAGAAGTACGTCGCCCCGCTCGCGGCGCTGCCCGAGATATCCACTCGCGTGCGCCTCGGTGCCGAGGTGCTCGGTGTGACCCGTGAGGGCATGGACCGCACGCGCACCCGCGCACGCGCGGCCACGCCCTTCTCGGTCCGTGTCCGCACCGCGGACGGGTTTGTCGAGGACGTCGCCGGTCGTGCCGTGATCGACGCCTCGGGCACTTACCTGTCACCGAACTCGCTCTCATCCAGCGGCCTGGAGCTCCTCGGCATGGATGACATCGCGGATGCTGTCACCCCGGCGCTCCCGGATGTGCTGGGTCGTGACCGTGCACGATTCGCAGGCCGTCGCACGACCGTCGTCGGCGCCGGCCACTCGGCCGCGAACACGCTGCTCGGTCTTGCGCGGCTGGCGGACGAGGAACCCGGCACGACGGTGACCTGGCTGATCCGCAACGCACAGGCCGTGCGCGTGTCGTCCTCGGCCGACGACGAACTGGCCGATCGCGCGCGACTCGGCAGCCGCGTCGACCAGGCGGTGGCCGACGGACGCATCACGGTGCTCGACGGCTTCGAAATCATCCGTGCTCGTCGTTCCGACGGCCCGGTGGAGCTGGTCGGACATCGCCGCGGCGAGGTCGTCGAGCACGCGACGGATGTCGTGGTGAACGCGACGGGCTTCCGCCCCGACCTCGACATGCTCCGCGAGATCCGCCTCGAGCTCGATGAGATCGTCGAGGCGCCCAAGCGACTCGCTCCGCTCATCGATCCGAACGTGCACTCGTGCGGGACGGTCGAGCCGCACGGCTTCCGTGAGCTCACGCATCCGGAGCAGGGGTTCTTCATCGTCGGAATGAAGTCCTACGGGCGTGCGCCGACGTTCCTCCTGGCGACCGGATACGAACAGGTGCGCTCCGTCACGGCATGGCTCGCCGGCGACACCGCCTCGGCCTCGAACGTCGAGCTCGTTCTGCCGGCAACCGGGGTCTGCTCGACCAACCTCGGCGACGGCGCCTCGAGCTGCTGCTCGTGA
- a CDS encoding ArsR/SmtB family transcription factor: MATMLDLTDVSADACCTPLVREPLTAAEADQLATTMKALADPTRLRLLSIVAASEDSEACVCDLIEPVGLSQPTVSHHLKILTTAGFLTRSKRGTWAYFTLVPGALDRVSRLLVAS; the protein is encoded by the coding sequence ATGGCCACGATGCTCGACCTCACCGACGTCTCCGCAGATGCGTGCTGCACCCCGCTGGTGCGCGAGCCGTTGACCGCCGCAGAGGCCGATCAGCTCGCGACGACGATGAAGGCGTTGGCAGACCCCACACGGCTTCGGCTGCTGTCTATCGTGGCGGCGTCTGAAGACTCCGAGGCCTGCGTGTGCGATCTGATCGAGCCCGTGGGGCTCAGCCAGCCCACGGTGTCGCATCACCTCAAGATCCTCACCACCGCGGGATTCCTGACTCGGAGCAAGCGAGGCACGTGGGCGTACTTCACGCTCGTTCCCGGCGCGCTGGACCGCGTCTCGCGACTCCTCGTCGCTTCGTGA
- a CDS encoding aquaporin, translating into MTHTIRAAAGEFVGSAGLAAVVVGSGIAAQRLSPTDVGLQLFENAFATALGLAVLILIFATVSGAHFNPVVTLVDITLHRRSWSTAAIYLPVQIVGCIAGAVLANVMFAVPAVAWSTTDRSGWPLLLSEVVATAGLILVIFALVRTGRSHLAAPAVGAYIGAAYFFTSSSSFANPAITIGRMFTDTFAGIAPASALPFIAAQLVGAALGFAAVRLLFPIAAPEPVAV; encoded by the coding sequence GTGACGCACACCATTCGCGCTGCCGCCGGAGAGTTCGTGGGCAGCGCAGGACTCGCCGCGGTCGTCGTCGGCTCGGGCATCGCCGCGCAACGCCTCTCCCCCACCGACGTCGGACTCCAGCTGTTCGAGAACGCGTTCGCCACCGCACTGGGGCTCGCCGTGCTGATCCTCATCTTCGCCACCGTGTCGGGAGCGCATTTCAATCCCGTCGTGACTCTGGTGGACATCACGCTTCACCGGCGGTCCTGGTCGACGGCTGCGATCTACCTGCCGGTCCAGATTGTCGGATGCATCGCGGGAGCGGTGCTCGCGAACGTGATGTTCGCGGTGCCCGCTGTCGCCTGGAGCACGACCGACCGCTCGGGCTGGCCGTTGCTCCTCTCGGAGGTCGTGGCCACCGCGGGCCTGATCCTGGTGATCTTCGCGCTGGTGCGAACCGGCCGCTCGCACCTCGCTGCCCCCGCTGTCGGCGCCTACATCGGTGCGGCGTACTTCTTCACGTCGTCCTCGAGTTTCGCGAACCCTGCGATCACGATCGGTCGCATGTTCACCGACACGTTCGCCGGGATCGCGCCGGCATCAGCACTCCCCTTCATCGCGGCCCAGCTCGTCGGTGCCGCGCTCGGATTCGCGGCCGTCCGGTTGCTCTTCCCCATCGCCGCTCCCGAGCCCGTCGCCGTCTAG
- a CDS encoding DMT family transporter — protein MSSAAPALGASLPAVGSIAAAFVVGFFAYGVSLALFIVGMRHVGTARAGAYFSVAPFFGAVLAIILGEAITWQLIVAGVLMALGVWLHLTERHGHEHTHEPVVHDHWHTHDDEHHTHAHAEPVAAGTRHRHAHVHERLTHGHDHYPDAHHRHTH, from the coding sequence CTGAGCTCGGCAGCCCCTGCTCTCGGAGCTTCCCTACCAGCGGTCGGCAGCATCGCCGCCGCGTTCGTTGTCGGGTTCTTCGCCTACGGCGTCAGCCTCGCCCTGTTCATCGTCGGCATGCGGCACGTCGGAACTGCGCGTGCCGGCGCGTACTTCTCCGTCGCACCGTTCTTCGGCGCGGTCCTCGCGATCATTCTGGGGGAGGCCATCACCTGGCAGCTCATCGTCGCTGGCGTGCTCATGGCACTGGGCGTCTGGTTGCACCTGACCGAGCGCCACGGGCACGAACACACTCACGAACCCGTGGTGCACGACCACTGGCACACCCACGACGACGAACATCACACCCACGCGCACGCGGAGCCCGTCGCGGCCGGTACCCGCCACAGGCACGCCCATGTACACGAGCGACTCACCCACGGCCACGACCACTACCCGGACGCGCATCATCGGCACACCCACTGA